Genomic window (Streptosporangium brasiliense):
CCGGGCGTGCTGCTCGACGCTGGAGGCGATCGCGTTGGCCAGCAGGGTGTGCCCCCGGACGATGCCCACCCCGGTCTCGTCGCAGGAGGTCTCGATGCCCAGGACTAGAGGTTCGTCACGCATTGAGGTCCTTCTTCATCGTGATCGCGTCGGTGCCGTCCTCGTAGTAGCGGCGGCGCAGGCCGATCCGCTCGAACCCGAAGCGGTCGTACATCGCCTGCGCGTCCGGGTTGTCGGCGCGGACCTCCAGGAACACCGCGTGCGCGCCCCGCCGTACGGCCTCCGCCAGCAGCTCGGCCAGCAGGGCCGCGCCGATCCCGGCCCGGCGCCGGTGGGCCGAGACGGCGATGGTCTGCACGTCCGCCTGGTCCCCGGCCGCGAAGAGCCCGGCGTAGCCGACGATCTCCTTGTCCACCAGGGCCACCACGTAGTGCCGGGTCCGGGGCTGGTCGTCGAGCTCGCCGCGGAGCATGCCCTCGCTCCACGCGTCGCGCGGGAAGGTCTCCCGCTCGATCTCCAGCACGGCGGGCAGGTCGTCTACGGTCATCAGGCGCAGCGCGGCGGTCATGCGGAGACCTTCTTCGGCGCCGAGGGCACCTGGGCGTCGGGGCGGCGCAGGTAGATCGGGTGGGGCAGGCTCAGCACGGGGTGCGTGCCGCTCTCCACGACCTCCCGGACGTCGGACCCGACGAGCTGCTCGGCGGCCAGCGCCGCCAGCGCCCCCGCGGAGGGGTACTGCGGCGCGTCGGCCAGGCGGGAGGGCCCGACGACCTCGGCGTACATCCGCGCGCCCGCGCCGACGAGCGGGAGCTCCGCGGGCAGGTCGTGCGGCCTGTCCACCGCGGGGCCGGACAGCCGGACCCGCGGGTCCTCGTAGTGCCCCCAGAACACCTCCTTGCGCCGCGCGTCGGTGGCCACCAGGAACGGCCCGGTCAGCCCGCTGCCGTAGGCGACGGCGTCGAGCGTGCACACGCCGTAGGCCGGGACGCCCAGTGACGTCGCGAGGGCCTGGGCGGTCATCAGGCCGACCCTCAGGCCGGTGTAGGGGCCGGGGCCGGAGCCCGCGACGACGGTGGTGACGTCGCCGAGCGAGACTCCGGCCTCCTGCAGGACCGTCTTGATCGTGGGTACGAGCAGCTCACCGTGGCGGCGCGCGTCAACGGTCGCCGACTCGGCGAGGACCCTCTCACCGTCGTGCAGGGCTGCGGTGACGGCGGGGGTCGCGGTATCAAAGGCCAGGACCAGCACGGACAGTTAGCCTAGTCCGTCATGGGGCGTCAGGGCCCACTCCGCTCCACCGGTCCGCCCCGGAACCGCTCCCGGCACGGGCGCGACCCACGCCGGAGGCGGCCGGCACCGCCGCGCGACGGGTCCACCGACAAACGCGTGGACGTGCCGCGCCCGGGGTCGCTAGCCTGTGCCCATGTCCAGCCCCGAGGCGTCAAGACTCTAGCCACCGGACTTCCGGTGGCCATCCACGTCGGCGTATCGCAGTCCTGCCGCCCATGAGGCCGCGGGCGCCGTCGGCCGTGCCCACTGCCACCGGATCACCGTAGTGCGGGCTGTGTCCGGCCTGGACCGCGCGTCACCTCCGTGACGCCGGCAGGCCCTTCCGCGCGCCGGCCGCGCCCTCCGGCCGGACGGTCGTCATCCGCGACGCCGGTCCGGGGGCCGCCGCGGCCTGCCGCTTCCTTGCCGATCCGCGATGTGGTTGCGGAGTTCTTGTCATGCCATTCGTTCTTTACCTGCTCGGACTGGCGGTCTTCGCTCAGGGGACCTCCGAGTTCATGCTGTCCGGCCTCGTGCCGGACATCGCCCGGGACATGCACGTGTCCATCCCCACCGCGGGGTTTCTGACCTCGGCGTTCGCGGTGGGGATGGTCATCGGTGCGCCGCTGATGGCGATGGTGAGCCTGCGCTGGTCACGGCGCCGCTCGCTCCTGACCTTCCTGCTCGTCTTCCTGCTCGTCCATGTCCTCGGCGCGGTCACCACCAGCTACGGGGTGCTGCTGGCCACGCGGTCCGTCGGGGCGCTGGCCAACGCCGGATTCCTGGCGGTGGCCCTGGCGACCGCGACCGGCATGGTCGCGCCGGACGCCAAGGGCCGGGCCACCTCCGTCCTGCTCGGCGGCGTCACCGTCGCCTGTGTCGTGGGCGTCCCCGCCGGCGCGCTGCTCGGCCAGCTGTGGGGGTGGCGCTCGGCGTTCTGGGCGGTGGCCCTCATGTCGGTGCCGGCCGTCGTCGCGATCCTGCGGTCGGTGCCGGCCGGCGGCTCCGGGACCGCCCCCGCGAGCGCGCGCGGGGAGCTGCGCTCGCTGCGCAGTCCGCGGCTCCTGGTGACCCTGCTGCTGGGGGCCCTCGTGAACGGCACGACGTTCTGCACGTTCACCTACCTCGCGCCGCTGGTCACCACCGTCACCGGGATCGGACCCGCGTGGGTGCCCGCCGTACTGGCGCTGTTCGGCCTGGGGTCGTTCCTCGGTGTCACCGTCGGCGGCCGCTACGCCGACGTGCGGCCCGTCCCGCTCCTGGTGGCCGGCGGGGTGGCCCTGCTCGCCGGCTGGACCGTGGCCGCGGTGACCGCCGGAAACCCGGTGATCACGATCGTGCTCGTCTTCGTCCAGGGGACCCTCTCCTTCGCCGTCGGGTCGACGTTGATCTCGCAGGCGCTCTACGCGGCGGCCGAGGCGCCGACCCTGGCCGGCGGGTCCGCCACGGCCGCGTTCAACGTGGGCGCCGCGATCGGCCCCTGGCTCGGCGGGGCCGCCATCGGCGCGGGGCTCGGCTACCGCTCGCCGCTGTGGGTCAGCGCGCTGCTGGTGGCCCTCGCACTCGTCACAGCCGGCCTGGCCCGGGGGGTCTGGCGCAGGGCGGCGGACCGGCGCGGGAAGGCGCCGGCGGCGGCTCTGTAGCCGGACAGGCGGCTCCCTGGCCAGGCGGGTCCGGGGTCGGGCAGGTCCCTGGCCAGGCGAGTCCGCGGACAGGCGGCTCCCTGGCCAGGCGGCTCCCTGGCCAAGCGGGTCCGGGGTCAGGCGGCTCCCTGGCCAGGCGGGTCCGGGGTCAGGCGAGTCCCTGGCCAAGCGGGTCCGGGGTCAGGCGGGTCCCTGGCCAGGTGGGTCCGGGGTCAGGCGGGTCCCTGGCCAGGCGTTCTCGCGGGCCGGCTTGACCAGGGTGGCGTAGACGATCACGTTGTCGCGGTATTCGCGCTTGTCCCAGTCGAAGTCGCCGCCGCAGGTGATCAGCCGGAGCCCGTCCTCCAGATAGACCTTGTCCGCCGGGAAGCGCTCCTTGCTCACCCGCTCGACGGAGTCCACGCGATACTGGGCGACCTTGCCGTCACTGCGCGCGACCTTCACGACCTGCCCCTCCCGGATCTCCTTGAGCCGGTAGAAGACCGCGGGGTCGGTCTTGGTGTCCACGTGCCCGAGGATCACCGCGGAGCCCTGGTCGCCGGGGACCGCGCTGTCCTTGACCCAGCCCGCCGTGTCCGGCTTCTCGTACGGCGGGAGCTCGATCTGGCCGTCGGTCACGCCGAGCTTCATCAGGGGTGCCTTGATGCCCAGCGACGGGATGTCGATGCGGCTGGGCACGACCGAGGGCCGGACCGGCGGCGTGTCACCGCCGCCGCCCCGGTGGAAGGCGACCATGACGGCACCGGTGACGAGCCCGGCCACGATGATCCGTGACCAGCGAGGGGATTCGGCCATCGGGTGTCACGGACGGCGTCGGCGCACGGCCACGAAGCCGATGCCGCCGGCGAGGACCGCCGCCACCAGGGCCCAGGTCACGCCGGACGGCATGCCCGCGTCCTGGGGGCCGCCGGCCGCGGTGCCGCCGCCGCCCGTGCCCGGCGCGTGGGTGCTGATGACGGTCCGGGTCGGCTTGGAGGTGGGGGTGTCCTTCGGGGTCGGCTTGGCGTCGGTCACGACCCTGAGGCTGGCCTTGCCGGTGTCGTTGGTCCCCTCGCACCTGGCGTTGACGTCGTAGACCCCGGTCGCGCTACCGGTGGCGACGGTGGCCTGGCCGCGGACCCACGGCTTGGCCACGGGGGTGGCGCTGGCCGAGGGCACCGGGGTGGGCGTGGTGAGGATCGGATCGAGCGTGACGGGCGTGCGGAAGATCTTGGACGAGGCGGTGCCGCGGTGCTCGGGCCCTCCCTGGGGGATCGGGCAGTTCGCCAGCACCCACACCTTCTGTCCGGCCTTGACACGGGCCGGCTGGAGCTGGACCTCGATGTCCTGCCTGCTGATCCCCGATCCCGAGGCGGTGGGCGAGGCGGTCCCCGTGGGAGCGCCCGAGTTCGCCTCGGCCGTGCATCCGACCATCCCGGCCATCCCGAAAAGGGTGATGGCCCCTAGAACCGCGACACGTCTGACCCTTGGCACCGTCGCACTCCACTCCGCAGTCCGGCCGACGACCCTCACCCGGCACAACTTCCCACCACTTCCCCATTAAACATGGGCGAAAGCGTCAGAGTCGATCTTCAATGGTGATGATCTACATCAAGTGGGATGTAGTGCCAGAGTGCCAGGATTCCCGCGGCTACGGGGGTGAATCAGACGACGCCCTCCCAGCGGGCGCCGATCCCGCGGAGCCGTACTGTCCGTTCCTCACCGGATTCGCCCCGCTCGATGGAGATCTCCAGACGGTCCTCGGTGAGCCCCTCGACCAGGCCCTCACCCCACTCCACGACCGTCACCGAATCCTCCAGCGAGGCGTCCAGGTCGAGGTCGTCGACCTCCAGGTCGCCGCCGAGCCGGTAGGCGTCGGCGTGCACCAGCGCGGGGCCGCCCGACAGCGAGGGGTGCACCCGGGCGATGACGAAGGTCGGGGAGGTGATCGGCCCGCGCACCTTGAGCCCGTCGGCGATCCCCTGGACCAGGGTCGTCTTGCCCGCGCCGAGCGGCCCGGACAGCACCGCCAGGTCTCCCGGGCGGAACAGCCCGGCCAGCTCCGCGCCCAGCTCGCGCATCTCTTCGGCGGTCGCCACGATTCTCACTGCTTGATCACTCCTGTCGATGGTCACGCCCGCCGGAGCCCCCGGGGCGGCTCCGGCGGGAATGCTCCCGCCCCGGGGCCCCGGTCTCACCGCTCGGCGCCGCCGTCGGCCGCCGCCCGCTTGAGCAGGTCACGCAGCGCGTCGTTGACGACGGTGGGCCGCTCCAGCTGCACCAGGTGCGAGCTGTCGGGGACCTCGGTGAACTGGGCGCGGGGCAGCGCCTCCGCCATCGCCCTGCTGTGCTCCACCGGCGTCAGCCAGTCCTTGTCGCCGACCATGATGGAGGTGGGCAGGCCGTCCAGCACCCGCAGCGCGTTCAGCTTGTCGTGCGACATCAGCGCCGGGTAGAAGTCGGCGATCACCTCGAACGGGGTGGAGCGGATCATCGACTCGGCGAAGTCCACCACCGTGGGGCTGACGTTCTTGGAGTCGCCGAAGCCCAGATGGCGCAAGGCCAGGAAGGCCACGTCGTTGCCCGCCTCGCGGCCCCGGTCCACCAGCGTGCCGTTACGGCCCAGCACCGACACCGTGCCCGGGGTGATCTTGTGCACCGCCTTGGCCAGCAGCGCGGGCAGGCCCAGCGAGATCTCGGCCAGCTTGCCCGAGGAGGTGGAGATCAGCGCGACGCCCTTGATCCTGTCGCCGAACAGCTCGGGGTGCCGGTCGGCCAGCGCCATGACCGTCATGCCTCCCATGGAGTGCCCCACCAGCACGCACGGCCCGGGCACCAGCGCGTCGATCACCTCGGCCAGATCGTCGCCGAGCCGGTCGATGGTGGAGTCCTCGGCCGTGGTGCGCGGCGAGCGCCCGTGGGAGCGCTGGTCCCACAGGACCAGCCGGTGGGAGTCGCGCAGGTCGCGCCGCTGGTAGTGCCAGGAGTCGAGGTTGAGGGTGTAGCCGTGGCACAGCACCACGGTCAGCGGGGCGTCCTCGGGTCCGTCCACCTCGGTGTAGAGGGACACGCCGTCGGAGGTGACGACCGTGGCCGGTCGGCCGCGCAGCTCGCCCAGCGGCTCGTTCGCCTCCAGGTCGGGCCGGAGCCTGATGCGGCCGACGGCGTATCGCTTGGCGAGGGCCGCGGCGGCCACTCCCGCTGATGCCACACCGACGATCGCGCCCGCGATTCCGACCCTGCGCCGTGTGGTAGTGCTCATGCGACCCCCTGGGATGCCTCTCACCGGTAAACGCGTGGGACCCGCGAACCGATCCTGGTCACGATCTCATGCGTGATCGTGCCAAGGGAATCCGCCCACTCCTGTGCGGTCGGCTCGCCCTGCGAACCGTCGCCGAACAGGATCACCTCGTCCCCCTCCTCCAGCGGGTCGTCCCCCATGTCGATCACGAACTGGTCCATGCAGACCCGTCCGGCGATCCGCCGCCGCCGGCCACCCGCCAGCACCTCCGCCCGGTTGGTGGCGTGCCGCAGGACGCCGTCCGCATACCCGAGGGGGATCAGGCCAAGCGTGGTCTCGCGATCTGTCACGTAGAGGTGCCCGTAGGACACCCCCGAACCCGCCGGGACCCGCTTGGCCAGCGCGGTCCGCGCCACCAGGGTCATCGCGGGGCGGAGGCCGAAGTCCCCGAGCTCGGGCACGGGGCTCAGGCCGACGACCGCGATGCCCGCCCGGATCATGTCGTAGCGCGCCTGCGGCAGCGTCAGCACCGCCGCCGAGTTGGCGATGTGCCGGAGCACGTGGGAGCCTCCGGCGCCCGCCTTCTCCGCGATGACCAGGGCCTCGTCGAAGACGGCGAGCTGGGCGTCGACGGACGGGTGGCCCGGGATGTCGGCGCAGGCGAAGTGCGACCAGAGCCCGGCGACCTCGACCGTCCCCTCGGCCTGCCGGGCCATGGCACGGTCCACCAGCGCGGGCCATTCGTCGAGCGCCGCACCGCCGCGGGTGAGGCCAGTGTCGGCCTTCAGGTGCACCCGGGCGGTCCGGCCCGCGCGGTGGGCGGTCCGGGCGATCTCGTCCACCAGCGCCGGCGTGGCGGCCGACAGCTCCACGTCCTGGGCGACCGCCTGGTCCAGCGGCTCGCCGGGCGGGATGATCCATGACAGGATCGGCGCGGTGATCCCCGCGGCCCGCAGCTCCAGCGCCTCACGGATGTAGGCGGTGCCGAGCCGGGTGGCCCCGCCCTCCAGGGCGGCCCGGCCGCAGGCGACCAGCCCGTGTCCGTAACCGTCGGCCTTGACCACAGCCATCGTCTCGGCGCCGGGAGCGTGCTCCTTGAGCAGGGCGATGTTGTCCCGGATCGCCGAGAGGTCCACCCGTGCCTCGGCCGGGTTCATCGGGAAACTCATCTTTTCAGTCTGGCAGGTCAGTCGTCCCCCTGGAGCCGACCGGTGAGTGATTTGATGACTGTGGGTAAGGATTCGACCACGGTCCAGGCTGAGAGCGGGCCGTTCCGCCCCGCCGTTCCGTGCAGGTGGGCGGCGCAGGAGGCCGCGTCGTAGGCGCTGAGTCCCCCGGCCAGCAGCATGCCCGCGAGCCCGGCCAGCACGTCGCCGGTGCCACCGGTGGCCAGCCAGGGGCTGCCGGTGAGATTGATCCTGACCGGCAGCCCCTCCTGGGCGACCAGCGTGGTCGAGCCTTTCAGCAGCACGGTCACGCCCAGCTCCGACGCGGCCCGCCGTACGTGCTCCAGCCGCCGGGCCTCGATCCGCGCCCGCGGCACCTCCAGCAGCCGGGACAGCTCACCCGCGTGCGGGGTGATCAGCACCGGCGCGGCGCGGCGGAGCAGCGACCTGTCCTGGGCGACCAGCGTCAGGCCGTCGGCGTCCACGAGGACCGGGACGTCGCTCGCCAGCACCGAACGGGCGACGGCGAGCGCCTCGGGCCCGGTGCCGAGCCCGGGGCCGAGCACCCACGCCTGCACCCGGCCCACCTCGTCGATCCCCTCGCCCGGCCGCAAGGGCGTGATCACGGCCTCCGGCCAGCGGGCCCGCACCTGGGCCGCCGGCTCGGCCACCCCCGCGTAGCGGACCAGGCCCGCCCCCGCCCGGACCGCCCCGCCGACGGCCAGCACCGCGGCGCCGGTGTAGCGGTGGCTCCCGGCGGCGATGCCGACGACGCCCCTGCGGTATTTGTCGGATTCCGCGTCCGGCCTGGGCAGCATCAGCGCCACGTCGACGCCGGTCAGCGCGGTCGCCTCGGGATCGGGCAGGCACGGTCCGAGCCCGATGTCGACGAACTCCACCCGGCCCGCGTTCACCGCGCCCGGGTCGACGAGCAGGCCGACCTTGCGGGCGCCGAACGTCACGGTGACGTCCGCCCGGACCGCGGCCCCGTCGACCTGCCCGCTGCCGGCGTCCACGCCGCTCGGCACGTCCACCGCGACCACCGCGCCGGGCGCCTCGCCGGCCAGCTCCGCGAGGGTGGCGTACGGCTCGCGCAGGGGTCCCGACCCGCCGATCCCGACCAGCCCGTCCACGACCAGGTCGGCGGCCTGGATGAGCCCGCGGGCCACCGCGGTGCCCGTCCCGCCCCCGGACGCGGCTCCCGGCGCCTGCGCCCGGCCGTCCGGGGAGTCCTCCCCCTCGCCTCCGGCCGGGGCACCGTGGAGATCCGTCACGCCGTCCCTGGACGCCGCGTGGTCGCGGAGGTCGGTCACCCGGCCCCCGGCCCGCCGCAGGGCCGCCAGCCCGGCCCCGTGGACCCGCGTCCCGGCGAGGATCGCCTCCACCCTGGCCCCCCGGGACGCGAGGCGCGCCCCGGCGTAGAGGGCGTCACCCCCGTTGTCACCGCTGCCGATCAGCAGCACGACGCGGGAGCCGTACACCCGGCCGAGCATCTTGGCGCAGGTCACCGCGAGGCCGGCGGCCGCCCGCTCCATCAGCGTGCCCTCGGGCAGTCCGGCCATCAGCGCCGCCTCGGCCGCCCTGATCTGATCGGTGGTGTACGCGCTCAGCATGGTTCTGACGCTATCCCCCGCCGATCACCGGCGTGTGCTCCGGCAGGGCCCATCACCCGTGCCTCCGGGATGGGCGGGGACGGCACCGGAGTCGGGGCCGGGGCCGGGGCCGGGGTGGGACGGTCGCCCGCGCGTCCGGGGCGTGCCAGATCCTCCCCCGCGCGTGCCGGGACGGGTCAGCCCTCGGCGATCACGTAGGCGACGGCCACGCCTCCGTCGTGCGTCAACGACACGTGCCAGCGCGTCACGCCGAGCGCGGCCGCGACCTCGGCGACCCGGCCGCTCACGTGCAGCTCCGGCCGGCCGTGCTCGCCGGTCCGCACCTCGGCGTCCAGGTGGGCCAGCCCCGGGGGCGCGCCGAGCGCCTTGGCCACCGCCTCCTTGGCCGCGAACCGCGCGGCCAGGGACTGCACGGCCAGCACCCGCTCGACGTCGGTGAACAGCCGCGTCCGCAGCGCGGGGGTCCGCTCCAGCGTCGCCTCGAACCGGGCCACGTCCACGACGTCCACGCCGATGCCCACGATCACGGCTCCAGGCTAGCGGAGCCCGCGCGCCGCGGCCCTCCACGGCGGCCGTCCGGAAGGGCCGGCCCGTACGGCGATCCCGATCTCTTCCCACTTTCCCGGACGGGTAATCCAGAGGCGTTGTCCACAGGCTGTGGATTACCCGTCCGGGGGGAGGTCACCGGCCTCCACCGCGCCCCGGCGGGCCACCCCGGACCACCCGGACCCCCGGGCCGCCGGGGACGGCCACGGCGAGGACGCCTACTCCACCGTGACGGACTTGGCCAGGTTGCGGGGCTGGTCGACGTCGTGCCCCTTGGCCGCGGCCAGCTCACAGGCGAAGACCTGCAGCGGAACCGTGGCCACCAGGGGCTGCAGCAATGTCGGCACGACGGGGATGCGGATCAGCGTGTCGGCGTAGGGCTCGACCGCGCTGTCCCCCTCCTCCGCGATGACGATGGTCTTGGCGCCCCTGGCCCTGATCTCCTGAATGTTGGACACGATCTTGTCGTGGATCACCCGCTGGCCCGACGGTGAAGGGACGACGACCACGACCGGCAGCCCCTCGTCGATCAGCGCGATCGGGCCGTGCTTGAGCTCCCCCGCGGCGAAGCCCTCGGCGTGCATGTAGGCCAGCTCCTTGAGCTTCAGCGCCCCCTCCAGCGCGACGGGGAAGCCCACGTGACGGCCGAGGAAGAGCACGCAGCGCTCGGTCGCCAGCGAGCGGGCCAGCGCGCGGACCGGCTCCACGGTCCCGAGCACCTCCTCCACCTTGAGCGGCATCCGGGACAGGTGGTCGATGATCTGGGAGATCTCGTCGCCGAACTTGGTGCCCCGGGTCTGGGCCAGGTAGAGCGCCACGAGATAGCAGGCCACGAGCTGGGTCAGGAACGCCTTGGTGGAGGCGACGGCGATCTCCGGGCCCGCGTGGGTGTAGAGGACGGCGTCGGACTCTCGCGGGATCGTGGAGCCGTTGACGTTGCAGATGGCCAGCACCCGGGACCGCTGCTCGCGGGCGTGCCGTACGGCCATCAGCGTGTCCATCGTCTCGCCGGACTGGGTGATCACGATGATCAGCGTGTCGCGGTTGAGGATCGGGTCGCGGTAGCGGAACTCGCTGGCCAGCTCGACCTCGCACGGCACACCGGCCCAGTGCTCGATGGCGTATTTCGCGATGAGCCCGGCGTGGTAGGAGGTCCCGCACGCGACCACGATGATCTTGCTGATGTCCCGCAGCTCCTGGTCCGACAGCCGCATCTCGTCCAGTACCAGCCGCCCGTCGGGCCCGATCCGGCCGAGCAGCGTGTCGGCGACCGCCCTCGGCTGCTCGGCGATCTCCTTGAGCATGAAGTAGTCGTGGCCGCCCTTCTCCGCGGCGGAGGCGTCCCAGTCCACGTGGTACTCCCGCGTCCGGGCCGGGTGGCCGTGGAAGTCGGTGACCGTGATCCCCGACGGGCGCAGCTCCACGACCTGGTCCTGGCCGAGCTCGACCGCCTCCCGCGTGTAGGCGATGAACGCCGCCACATCCGAGCCGAGGAAGTTCTCCCCCTCACCGCGCCCGACCACCAGCGGCGAGTTCCGCCGCGCCCCCACCACCACCTCCGGCTCGTCCACCGAGATCGCCAGCAGCGTGAACGCCCCCTCCAGCCGCCGGCACACCCGGCGCATCGCCTCCGCCAGGCCGTCCCCGGACGAGCGCTCCAGCAGGTGCGCCACCACCTCGGTGTCGGTCTCGGAGACGAGCTTGTGCCCGTCGTTCTCCAGCTCGGCCCTGAGCTCGGCGAAGTTCTCGATGATGCCGTTGTGGATGACCGCGATCCGTCCTTCGCAGTCGGTGTGCGGGTGGGCGTTGCGGTCGGTCGGCGCGCCGTGGGTGGCCCACCGGGTGTGCCCGATCCCCGCCGTCGCCGGCGGCGCCGGCCGCGAGGCCAGTCTGGCGCGCAGGTTGACCAGCTTGCCCGCCCGCTTCTCCACGGTCAGCGCCCCGTCGGCCCCGACGAGGGCGACCCCGGACGAGTCGTACCCGCGGTATTCCAGACGGCCGAGCCCCTCGATCGCGACCTCGACGGCCTGCCGCCTGCCGACGTATCCCACGATTCCACACATGGCCAACCCCCTTCGTCATGGGAAAGATCGACCGCCGAGCCTATGGAGAACCCCCTGGAGAACCCAAGAATCCTGCCCGGGATCGGGCAACGCCGTACCCACCCCGAAGCACTTACGACCGATCAGTAGGCTTCGGGGCTATGGCCAACGGGTGGGACGCGACGCCGTACGTCGAACTGAGCCGGGCGCAGTGGAGCGAGCTCCGCAAGAACACGCCCCTGACACTCACCGAGGACGAGCTTGAGGAGCTGCGCGGCGTCGACGACCCGATCGACCTGGCCGAGGTCACCGACATCTACCTGCCGCTCACCCGACTGCTCAACCTGCACTTCACCGGGGCCAGGCAGCGCAGCGCGGCGCTCAACACCTTCCTCGGGGCCAGCCAGCGGCCGGCACCGTACATCCTGGGGGTCGCCGGCAGCGTCGCGGTCGGCAAGTCGACCACCGCCCGGCTGCTGCACACCCTGCTGGCCCGCTGGCCCGAGCACCCCCGGGTGGACCGGATCACCACCGACAGCTTCCTGCACCCGAACAAGGTCCTCGCCGAGAAGGACATCATGCACAGGAAGGGCTTCCCGGACAGCTACGACCGGCGGGCCCTGGTCAGGTTCGTCGCCGACGTCAAAGCCGGCCTGCCCGAGGTGAGCGCCCCCGTCTACAGCCACCTGGAGTACGACATCGTGCCCGGGGCGACCCAGACCGTGCGCCGGCCCGACATCCTCATCGTCGAGGGCCTCAACGTCCTGCAGCCCGCCCCGCCCACCGCGCTCGCGGTCAACGACTACTTCGACTTCTCCATCTACGTCGACGCCAAGGTCGAGCACATCCGCGACTGGTACGTCGACCGCTTCCACAAGCTCCGCCGCACGGCCTTCGAGGACCCCAAGTCCTACTTCAGACACCTCGCCGAGCTGTCGGAGGCCGAGGCGACCGAGTTCGCCAGGAACGTGTGGCGCGACATCAACGAGCGCAACCTCGTGGAGAACATCGCCCCCACCCGGGGCAGGGCCGGCCTGGTGCTGCACAAGGGCGCCGACCACTCGATCCGGCGGGTGCGGCTGCGCCGCGTCTGACCCCGGCGCACGCCCCGGACCGGGCCCTGCGGGGTGCCCCGGCGGCCGGGGTCTACGGGAAGCGGGCGACGAAGCGGCGTTGCCAGGGCGTCTCGACGGCGTGTGGAGCGTAGTGCTCGCGGACGTAGGCGACCGCCTCACCGCCGGGGACCCCGTCGAGTACGGCGAGGCAGGCCAGGGCCGTGCCGGTGCGCCCCTGCCCGCCGGCGCAGGCGATC
Coding sequences:
- the rimI gene encoding ribosomal protein S18-alanine N-acetyltransferase, which produces MTAALRLMTVDDLPAVLEIERETFPRDAWSEGMLRGELDDQPRTRHYVVALVDKEIVGYAGLFAAGDQADVQTIAVSAHRRRAGIGAALLAELLAEAVRRGAHAVFLEVRADNPDAQAMYDRFGFERIGLRRRYYEDGTDAITMKKDLNA
- a CDS encoding NAD(P)H-hydrate dehydratase, whose translation is MLSAYTTDQIRAAEAALMAGLPEGTLMERAAAGLAVTCAKMLGRVYGSRVVLLIGSGDNGGDALYAGARLASRGARVEAILAGTRVHGAGLAALRRAGGRVTDLRDHAASRDGVTDLHGAPAGGEGEDSPDGRAQAPGAASGGGTGTAVARGLIQAADLVVDGLVGIGGSGPLREPYATLAELAGEAPGAVVAVDVPSGVDAGSGQVDGAAVRADVTVTFGARKVGLLVDPGAVNAGRVEFVDIGLGPCLPDPEATALTGVDVALMLPRPDAESDKYRRGVVGIAAGSHRYTGAAVLAVGGAVRAGAGLVRYAGVAEPAAQVRARWPEAVITPLRPGEGIDEVGRVQAWVLGPGLGTGPEALAVARSVLASDVPVLVDADGLTLVAQDRSLLRRAAPVLITPHAGELSRLLEVPRARIEARRLEHVRRAASELGVTVLLKGSTTLVAQEGLPVRINLTGSPWLATGGTGDVLAGLAGMLLAGGLSAYDAASCAAHLHGTAGRNGPLSAWTVVESLPTVIKSLTGRLQGDD
- a CDS encoding alpha/beta fold hydrolase, which translates into the protein MSTTTRRRVGIAGAIVGVASAGVAAAALAKRYAVGRIRLRPDLEANEPLGELRGRPATVVTSDGVSLYTEVDGPEDAPLTVVLCHGYTLNLDSWHYQRRDLRDSHRLVLWDQRSHGRSPRTTAEDSTIDRLGDDLAEVIDALVPGPCVLVGHSMGGMTVMALADRHPELFGDRIKGVALISTSSGKLAEISLGLPALLAKAVHKITPGTVSVLGRNGTLVDRGREAGNDVAFLALRHLGFGDSKNVSPTVVDFAESMIRSTPFEVIADFYPALMSHDKLNALRVLDGLPTSIMVGDKDWLTPVEHSRAMAEALPRAQFTEVPDSSHLVQLERPTVVNDALRDLLKRAAADGGAER
- a CDS encoding Cmx/CmrA family chloramphenicol efflux MFS transporter; the encoded protein is MPFVLYLLGLAVFAQGTSEFMLSGLVPDIARDMHVSIPTAGFLTSAFAVGMVIGAPLMAMVSLRWSRRRSLLTFLLVFLLVHVLGAVTTSYGVLLATRSVGALANAGFLAVALATATGMVAPDAKGRATSVLLGGVTVACVVGVPAGALLGQLWGWRSAFWAVALMSVPAVVAILRSVPAGGSGTAPASARGELRSLRSPRLLVTLLLGALVNGTTFCTFTYLAPLVTTVTGIGPAWVPAVLALFGLGSFLGVTVGGRYADVRPVPLLVAGGVALLAGWTVAAVTAGNPVITIVLVFVQGTLSFAVGSTLISQALYAAAEAPTLAGGSATAAFNVGAAIGPWLGGAAIGAGLGYRSPLWVSALLVALALVTAGLARGVWRRAADRRGKAPAAAL
- the alr gene encoding alanine racemase, which produces MSFPMNPAEARVDLSAIRDNIALLKEHAPGAETMAVVKADGYGHGLVACGRAALEGGATRLGTAYIREALELRAAGITAPILSWIIPPGEPLDQAVAQDVELSAATPALVDEIARTAHRAGRTARVHLKADTGLTRGGAALDEWPALVDRAMARQAEGTVEVAGLWSHFACADIPGHPSVDAQLAVFDEALVIAEKAGAGGSHVLRHIANSAAVLTLPQARYDMIRAGIAVVGLSPVPELGDFGLRPAMTLVARTALAKRVPAGSGVSYGHLYVTDRETTLGLIPLGYADGVLRHATNRAEVLAGGRRRRIAGRVCMDQFVIDMGDDPLEEGDEVILFGDGSQGEPTAQEWADSLGTITHEIVTRIGSRVPRVYR
- a CDS encoding class F sortase; this encodes MAESPRWSRIIVAGLVTGAVMVAFHRGGGGDTPPVRPSVVPSRIDIPSLGIKAPLMKLGVTDGQIELPPYEKPDTAGWVKDSAVPGDQGSAVILGHVDTKTDPAVFYRLKEIREGQVVKVARSDGKVAQYRVDSVERVSKERFPADKVYLEDGLRLITCGGDFDWDKREYRDNVIVYATLVKPARENAWPGTRLTPDPPGQGPA
- the tsaE gene encoding tRNA (adenosine(37)-N6)-threonylcarbamoyltransferase complex ATPase subunit type 1 TsaE, yielding MRIVATAEEMRELGAELAGLFRPGDLAVLSGPLGAGKTTLVQGIADGLKVRGPITSPTFVIARVHPSLSGGPALVHADAYRLGGDLEVDDLDLDASLEDSVTVVEWGEGLVEGLTEDRLEISIERGESGEERTVRLRGIGARWEGVV
- a CDS encoding holo-ACP synthase; amino-acid sequence: MIVGIGVDVVDVARFEATLERTPALRTRLFTDVERVLAVQSLAARFAAKEAVAKALGAPPGLAHLDAEVRTGEHGRPELHVSGRVAEVAAALGVTRWHVSLTHDGGVAVAYVIAEG
- the tsaB gene encoding tRNA (adenosine(37)-N6)-threonylcarbamoyltransferase complex dimerization subunit type 1 TsaB, which gives rise to MLVLAFDTATPAVTAALHDGERVLAESATVDARRHGELLVPTIKTVLQEAGVSLGDVTTVVAGSGPGPYTGLRVGLMTAQALATSLGVPAYGVCTLDAVAYGSGLTGPFLVATDARRKEVFWGHYEDPRVRLSGPAVDRPHDLPAELPLVGAGARMYAEVVGPSRLADAPQYPSAGALAALAAEQLVGSDVREVVESGTHPVLSLPHPIYLRRPDAQVPSAPKKVSA